Below is a window of Candidatus Viadribacter manganicus DNA.
TGCGGGCGCATCGGCTCGATATCGGCGTCGGCGTAAAATGGAAGGTGCGCGGCCGGAATTGGAGTGGCGCCGGCGGGCTGGCGTAGGTCCGCGATGAGGCTGAGCAGCCGCCGCTCGATGCGATCCAAGAAAGAGCTGAGCTCCGCCGCCATGTCCCCGTATGTTCCCTGGAAGCCCGCCGTTGCTCTTGTTTCCAACACGCACCGGCCAATGGCAACGCTTAGTTCAAGGGAGGCGCAGTCTGAACATTGTTTCGCCTGCCCGAAGCAGCTAAAGCTCGGGCTTCCACCTCCCAAATCGCTGATATTTTAGGGCATTGCAGTATGGATACGGCGCTTGCCCCGGCGCGTTTGGCGGTTGTGGTCGGTACCCTTAACCGGCTCGATCAGATCAAACGCTGCATCGACAGCATCCGCCGCGAAACCCGTACGCCCACGATCATCTATGTCACCGACGCCGGCTCGACCGATGGAACGGTGGAGTATTTGCGCCAAGCCGCCGCACCCGACCTCGTGCCGCTGCTGGTCGGCAAAAAGCTGGGGCAGGCGAAGGCCTACAATGACGTCTTCCGCACCATTGCCACGCCCTATGTGGTCTGGCTGAGCGACGACAATGAGATCGTCAATAATGGTCTCGATACCGCTGTCGCCATCCTCGAACGCGACGCGCGCATCGGCATGGTGGGTCTGAAGACACGTGACAAAGAAGGCCCGTTCGCCAAGGCGCCCTATATCGGCGGCATCTCCAAGGCCGGCATTCTGAACGTCAATCAGGGCGTGCTGCCCACCAGCGTGCTCCGCGACGTCGATTATTTCAGCGAGACGTTCGGCTTTTACGGCATCGATCCAGATCTCACCGCCAAAGTGCTCTTCTCGGGTCGCGATGTCGTCTACACGCGCGATGTCGCGATCCATCACTATCGCAATTGGCCCGCCGATCAGAACGCACCCGAATGGGTGGCGCTGCGTGCGCACCACGAGAAGGCCGAGCGGCTCTATCTTGCCAAGTACGGCGCCTTCGGGCGCTTCGACGTCTTCTACCGGCTGCGCCGGGGCGCCTGGAAAGCCTATCGCGAGGCGCTGGGGCCGCGCTTCAAGATCAATAGCGCCGAAGCGGGCGCCGCGGGCCTCCTGACGCGCGATTGGCACAACACAATCGCATCGCGCCACATCAGCCTGCTTGATCCTTGGCTGACGCGCGGAAAGCCGTATCATCTGCGCCAAAGCGCATCGCCCTTGGCGCGCCCACGCCAGCTGCCGCCGGACCCCGATCCGGCGTTACTCGCGGCGTCCTAATCCCGCGCCCAGACCGCATAGCGAGCAAGGCCCTGTTCCAGGGAGACGGCGGGCTCAAACCCAAACGCCCGCGCCCGCGCCGTATCCGCCACCATCGTCGTCGGATCGCCGGCTTTCACTGCGCTGTTGAACGCCAGCTCTTGTTCGCACCCGAGCGCCCGGAGGAGACCTTGCGCCACCTCGCGCACGCTGCTGGCGGCGCCGCTGCCGCCATTGATCACCGCAGGGGGGGGGAGCATGGGGTCCGCTGCGCGCACGATCAAACGCACCGCATCTTCGATCTCGATAAAATCGCGCCGCTCCTCACCCGTCCCGAACAGAGTGAGGGGGCTTTCGCCGGCGATGGCGCGGCGGCTGAGTTCCCAGAGCAATTGTTTGCGCAAGCCCGGACCGTAAACCGAAAAGAGACGCAGCGCCGTCGCTTCGAACCCGAATTGCTCGGCCCAATAGTGCGCGAGATCCTCGGCGATTGCCTTGTGTGCGCCGTAGGGCGAGATCGGCCGCTTGGGCAAATCCTCATGCAATGGCTCAACGTTTGCCGCCCCATAGACGGCCGCGCTCGAAAGCAAGATCAAGCGCGTCCCGGGCGCGTGAGCGCGCATGAATTCCAGCACACGCAGCGTCGAATTCACCGTGCGCTCGTAGTCCTTCGCCGGATCCTGCAACGAAGGTCCGACAGACGAACCTCCGGCGCAATGCACGATCGCAGAGATCGGGCTCTTAAGTTGACCAGCCAATTCGGTGAGAGTTTCGACGCTAAGCGTTCCCCAGGCCTGCGCCGCCGCCGCTTCGCATCTATGCCCCGGGTGGCCAGTGACGCCCGTGCGCCACCCTTGGGCCGCAAGCGCCGCCGCAACATGCGATCCAATAAATCCACCCGCCCCCGTAATAATAGCCGATGGCGAAGAAGCTTGTATTTGAGGAGGCGTCGTACCTACAGAGATGTCAGTAGACCTCGCTATGCGGTTGCGGATTGACTAGACCAGCGTACCTAGCGCGGTCAAATTTCTGGAGGTCGTACGTCGCCTTGACGTCTAACGCGTTCGATCCGTTTGCGCTCATCCGTACTATGCTGAGCTCGCGCGCGTTCGCCCTCGCGGACACGCCTCCGGATGCTGAGCTGCGCGCATTGCTCCAACTTGGCGAAACCG
It encodes the following:
- a CDS encoding glycosyltransferase; translated protein: MDTALAPARLAVVVGTLNRLDQIKRCIDSIRRETRTPTIIYVTDAGSTDGTVEYLRQAAAPDLVPLLVGKKLGQAKAYNDVFRTIATPYVVWLSDDNEIVNNGLDTAVAILERDARIGMVGLKTRDKEGPFAKAPYIGGISKAGILNVNQGVLPTSVLRDVDYFSETFGFYGIDPDLTAKVLFSGRDVVYTRDVAIHHYRNWPADQNAPEWVALRAHHEKAERLYLAKYGAFGRFDVFYRLRRGAWKAYREALGPRFKINSAEAGAAGLLTRDWHNTIASRHISLLDPWLTRGKPYHLRQSASPLARPRQLPPDPDPALLAAS
- a CDS encoding NAD-dependent epimerase/dehydratase family protein, yielding MRNRIARSTDISVGTTPPQIQASSPSAIITGAGGFIGSHVAAALAAQGWRTGVTGHPGHRCEAAAAQAWGTLSVETLTELAGQLKSPISAIVHCAGGSSVGPSLQDPAKDYERTVNSTLRVLEFMRAHAPGTRLILLSSAAVYGAANVEPLHEDLPKRPISPYGAHKAIAEDLAHYWAEQFGFEATALRLFSVYGPGLRKQLLWELSRRAIAGESPLTLFGTGEERRDFIEIEDAVRLIVRAADPMLPPPAVINGGSGAASSVREVAQGLLRALGCEQELAFNSAVKAGDPTTMVADTARARAFGFEPAVSLEQGLARYAVWARD